Proteins from one bacterium genomic window:
- the rpsD gene encoding 30S ribosomal protein S4: KYAPGAHGRRRRKESDYRVRLREKQKVRLYYGLLERQFKKTFVEAERMRGVTGENLLQILELRLDNVVYRAGFAVSRSQARQLVGHRHFQVDGRVVNIPSYRLRPGQVVSVREKSREKKHCPVFNAMETMGSRGKFRPRWLEANDEEFTVFVREQPRREDIVDIPIKEQLIVELYS, encoded by the coding sequence ACAAATATGCACCGGGGGCACACGGCCGGCGGCGTCGGAAGGAGTCGGACTATCGAGTTCGGCTTCGGGAAAAGCAGAAGGTTCGGCTTTACTACGGACTTCTGGAGCGGCAGTTCAAGAAGACCTTCGTTGAGGCGGAACGCATGCGGGGCGTTACAGGCGAGAATCTTCTGCAAATTCTTGAGCTAAGGCTTGACAACGTTGTGTATCGCGCCGGGTTTGCAGTATCACGTTCTCAGGCCAGACAGCTTGTGGGACATAGGCATTTTCAAGTTGACGGCAGGGTCGTGAACATTCCGTCCTATAGGTTACGGCCTGGTCAAGTGGTCTCGGTGCGTGAGAAGAGCAGGGAGAAAAAGCACTGTCCCGTTTTCAACGCAATGGAGACCATGGGGAGCAGAGGCAAATTTCGGCCCCGTTGGTTGGAGGCCAATGATGAGGAGTTCACGGTGTTCGTTAGGGAGCAGCCCAGGCGAGAGGACATCGTTGATATCCCGATCAAGGAGCAGTTGATCGTGGAGCTCTACTCTTAG